A part of Brassica rapa cultivar Chiifu-401-42 chromosome A05, CAAS_Brap_v3.01, whole genome shotgun sequence genomic DNA contains:
- the LOC103849539 gene encoding myosin-3 translates to MSEKKAKPFVQSLKSMPADYRFLGSSPLEDSSSSGSSVPVSIPRNGHLKNGAVGGVDSGSEDSPYGLQSISNGDESSLVDEDPIVPLPESNDRRWSDTSVYARKKALQFWVQLPNGNWELGKVLSTSGDESVIKLPEGNVLKVISETLVPANPDILDGVDDLMQLSYLNEPSVLYNLEYRYNQDMIYTKAGPVLVAVNPFKEVPLYGDRNIEAYRKRSNQSPHVYAIADTAIREMIRDEVNQSIIISGESGAGKTETAKIAMQYLASLGGGSGIENEILKTNPILEAFGNAKTLRNDNSSRFGKLIEIHFSETRKISGAKIQTFLLEKSRVVQCAEGERSYHIFYQLCAGASPALREKLNLTSAKEYNYLRQSNCYSIKGVDDAERFQAVQEALDIVHVSKDDQESVFAMLAAVLWLGNVSFSIIDNENHAEPESDESLSTVARLIGCNINDLKLALSKRNIKVRNETFVQKLTLSQAIDARDALAKSIYASLFDWLVEQINKSLAVGKRRTGRSISILDIYGFESFNKNSFEQFCINYANERLQQHFNRHLFKLEQEEYIKDGIDWTRVDFEDNQTCLRLFEKKPLGLLSLLDEESTFPNGTDLTLANKLKEHLSDNSCFRGDRGKTFTVAHYAGEVTYETTGFLEKNRDLLHSDSIKLLSSCSRDLPQAFASSMLVHSEKPVVGSLHKAGGADSQRLSVATKFKGQLFELMQRLGKTTPHFIRCIKPNSVQSPGLYEQELVLQQLRCCGVLEVVRISRSGFPTRMSHQKFALRYGFLLLESIAAKDPLSVSVAILHQFNILPEMYQVGYTKLFFRTGQIGVLEDTRNRTLHGILRLQSCFRGHQARSRLREYKRGITYLQSFVRGEKIRKEYTELLRRHRACSAIQSHVKRSIAKRRYKAKVDASLVIQSAIRGELVRRCGGDIKYGGTKRNESGEVLVQASVLSELQRRVLRTEAALREKEEENDILRQRLQQYDNRWSEYEMKMKSMEEIWQKQMRSLQSSLSIAKRSLDVEGSPRYSDASVNASDASDFSVSGDFRTPGRSGSVGLSVISRLAEEFGQRAQVFGDDTKFLMEVKSGKVEANLSPERELRRLKQMFETWKKDYGGRLRETKTILSRLGNEETGGSPLVERVKTKWWGRLRSTRF, encoded by the exons ATGTCTGAGAAGAAGGCTAAGCCATTTGTTCAGTCACTTAAATCCATGCCGGCCGACTATAGATTTCTTGGTTCATCACCCCTTGAAGACTCCTCCTCCTCTGGCTCAAGTGTTCCTGTGTCTATCCCACGAAATGGTCACTTAAAGAATGGAGCTGTTGGGGGAGTGGACAGTGGTAGTGAGGATTCACCCTATGGCCTGCAAAGCATTTCAAATGGAGACGAATCTTCACTTGTTGATGAAGATCCTATTGTGCCATTGCCTGAGAGTAATGATCGCAGGTGGAGTGACACTAGCGTATATGCTCGGAAAAAG GCACTGCAATTTTGGGTCCAACTTCCAAACGGTAACTGGGAGCTGGGGAAGGTGTTGTCAACTTCAGGGGACGAGTCTGTTATTAAACTGCCTGAGGGCAAT GTTTTAAAGGTCATATCAGAGACTCTAGTACCTGCAAATCCTGACATTCTTGATGGAGTGGACGATCTCATGCAACTAAGTTACTTAAATGAGCCATCAGTGTTGTATAACCTTGAGTATCGGTACAACCAAGACATGATATAT ACAAAAGCTGGGCCTGTTCTAGTGGCTGTAAATCCCTTCAAGGAGGTTCCTTTGTATGGAGATCGCAACATTGAAGCATACAGGAAGAGGTCAAACCAGAGCCCTCATGTCTATGCTATTGCAGATACAGCAATCCGTGAAATGATACGAG ATGAAGTTAACCAATCTATCATTATCAG TGGAGAGAGTGGAGCAGGGAAAACTGAGACAGCGAAAATAGCAATGCAATACTTAGCTTCTCTTGGAGGTGGAAGTGGGATCGAGAATGAGATACTAAAGACCAATCCCATCTTGGAAGCCTTTGGAAATGCAAAAACATTGAGAAACGATAACTCTAGTCGTTTT GGGAAGCTGATAGAGATTCATTTTAGTGAAACAAGGAAGATTTCCGGTGctaaaattcaaacat TTTTACTAGAAAAG TCTAGAGTGGTTCAATGTGCGGAAGGAGAGAGGTCATATCACATATTTTATCAGCTTTGTGCTGGAGCTTCACCTGCGCTTAGAG AGAAGCTAAATTTGACAAGCGCAAAAGAGTATAATTATTTGAGACAGAGCAATTGCTATTCAATTAAAGGAGTTGATGACGCTGAACGTTTTCAAGCTGTTCAA GAAGCTTTAGATATTGTGCACGTTAGTAAAGACGACCAAGAAAGTGTATTTGCAATGCTTGCAGCAGTATTATGGCTGGGGAATGTCTCATTCTCCATTATTGACAATGAAAACCACGCTGAACCTGAATCAGACGAAA gtTTATCAACTGTTGCTAGATTGATTGGGTGCAACATCAATGACCTTAAGCTAGCTCTATCAAAGCGTAATATAAAAGTTAGAAATGAAACTTTTGTACAGAAGCTAACCCTTTCGCAG GCCATTGATGCAAGAGATGCTTTAGCAAAGTCAATCTATGCCAGCCTATTCGACTGGCTGGTTGAACAGATAAACAAATCTCTTGCCGTAGGAAAGAGGAGAACTGGCAGATCCATCAGCATTCTTGATATCTATGGCTTTGAATCATTCAAT AAGAATAGTTTTGAGCAGTTCTGCATAAATTATGCGAATGAGAGATTGCAGCAACACTTTAATCGCCATCTATTCAAGCTAGAGCAGGAG GAATATATCAAAGATGGGATTGACTGGACAAGGGTTGATTTTGAGGACAACCAAACCTGTCTCAGGCTCTTTGAAAAG AAACCATTAGGTCTGCTCTCTCTTCTTGATGAGGAATCCACATTTCCGAATGGCACAGATTTGACACTTGCCAACAAGCTTAAGGAACACCTAAGTGATAATTCCTGTTTTAGAGGAGATCGAGGGAAGACTTTCACGGTTGCTCATTATGCTGGAGAG GTTACATATGAGACAACTGGATTTCTAGAGAAGAACCGGGATTTGCTGCATTCGGATTCTATTAAGCTTTTGTCGTCTTGCTCTCGCGACCTTCCCCAAGCGTTTGCTTCTAGTATGCTCGTCCATTCTGAAAAACCTGTTGTTGGTTCTTTACACAAAGCAGGTGGAGCTGATTCCCAGCGACTGAGTGTAGCAACTAAATTTAAG GGTCAACTTTTCGAATTGATGCAGCGTTTAGGGAAGACTACCCCACATTTCATTCGCTGCATAAAGCCAAACAGTGTTCAGTCTCCGGGGTTGTATGAGCAAGAGCTTGTCTTACAGCAGCTACGATGCTGTGGGGTCCTAGAGGTAGTTCGAATTTCTCGGTCTGGGTTTCCCACGAGAATGTCTCATCAAAAGTTTGCCCTAAG GTATGGATTCCTTCTGCTGGAGAGCATTGCAGCAAAAGATCCACTTAGTGTTTCGGTTGCCATTCTTCATCAGTTCAACATCTTGCCAGAGATGTATCAAGTCGGCTACACAAAACTGTTTTTCAGAACAGGCCAG ATTGGGGTTCTTGAAGATACAAGGAACCGCACCCTTCATGGGATTTTACGTCTCCAAAGCTGTTTTAGAGGGCACCAAGCACGAAGTCGTCTAAGAGAGTATAAAAGAGGAATTACTTATCTTCAATCAT TTGTTCGTGGAGAAAAGATAAGAAAGGAATACACAGAGTTACTGCGGAGGCATAGGGCTTGTTCTGCTATACAAAGCCATGTTAAGAGAAGTATTGCTAAGAGACGGTATAAAGCCAAGGTTGATGCATCTCTTGTAATACAGTCAG CAATTCGTGGCGAGCTGGTTAGAAGATGCGGTGGGGATATTAAATATGGAGGCACCAAG AGAAATGAGTCAGGGGAGGTGCTAGTGCAGGCATCAGTACTTTCCGAACTTCAGCGCAGGGTTCTGAGAACCGAAGCTGCTCTTCGTGAGAAAGAAGAGGAGAACGATATTCTCAGACAAAGACTCCAGCAGTACGACAACAGGTGGTCTGAATACGAAATGAAGATGAAATCCATGGAAGAAATTTGGCAAAAGCAGATGAGATCATTGCAATCCAGTCTTTCCATTGCAAAGAGAAGCCTAGATGTCGAGGGTTCACCCAGATACTCGGATGCATCTGTGAACGCTAGCGATGCAAGTGATTTCTCTGTGAGTGGTGATTTCAGGACCCCTGGGAGAAGTGGAAGTGTTGGTTTAAGCGTGATAAGCCGGTTAGCAGAAGAATTCGGACAAAGAGCTCAGGTGTTTGGAGATGACACAAAGTTCTTGATGGAAGTGAAATCTGGTAAGGTGGAAGCAAACTTGAGTCCGGAAAGGGAGCTGAGGAGGCTGAAGCAGATGTTTGAGACTTGGAAGAAGGATTATGGAGGGAGACTAAGGGAAACGAAAACGATACTTAGCAGACTTGGGAATGAAGAAACTGGTGGTTCACCCTTAGTGGAAAGGGTGAAGACGAAGTGGTGGGGGAGGTTAAGGAGTACCAGGTTTTAA
- the LOC117125635 gene encoding sugar transport protein 9, protein MAGGAFVSDGGGGGSYEGGVTGFVIITCIVAAMGGLLFGYDLGISGGVTSMEEFLSKFFPEVDRQMHNARRETAYCKFDNQLLQLFTSSLYLAALVSSFAASVVTRKYGRKISMFVGGLAFLIGALINAFAVNVAMLIIGRLLLGVGVGFANQSTPVYLSEMAPAKLRGALNIGFQMAITIGILIANLINYGTSQMARNGWRVSLGLAAVPAVVMVIGSFVLPDTPNSMLERGKYEQAREMLQKIRGADNVDEEFQDLCDACEAAKKVEHPWKNLFLQAKYRPALAFCSAIPFFQQFTGINVIMFYAPVLFKTLGFADDASLISAVITGVVNVVSTLVSIYAVDRYGRRILFLEGGIQMIICQIIVGSLIGAKFGTTGSGTLTPATADWVLAFICLYVAGFAWSWGPLGWLVPSEICPLEIRPAGQAVNVSVNMFFTFLIGQFFLTMLCHMKFGLFYFFGGMVLIMTIFIYFLLPETKGVPIEEMGRVWKQHPFWKRYIPDDAVIGGSEETSVKEV, encoded by the exons ATGGCTGGAGGAGCCTTTGTATcagatggtggtggtggaggaagcTATGAAGGCGGAGTCACCGGCTTTGTCATTATCACATGTATTGTGGCCGCCATGGGAGGTCTCCTCTTCGGTTACGACCTCGGAATCTCAG GAGGAGTTACATCAATGGAGGAGTTTTTGAGCAAGTTTTTCCCTGAAGTGGATAGGCAAATGCACAATGCTAGGCGCGAGACTGCTTATTGCAAATTCGATAACCAACTGCTCCAGTTGTTTACGTCCTCACTTTACCTTGCGGCCCTTGTCTCTTCCTTTGCAGCTTCAGTTGTGACTAGGAAGTACGGACGCAAAATCTCCATGTTTGTTGGAGGGCTTGCTTTCCTCATTGGTGCTCTAATCAACGCATTTGCAGTGAACGTTGCAATGCTCATCATTGGTAGATTGTTGCTTGGAGTCGGTGTTGGGTTCGctaatcag TCTACTCCGGTTTACCTCTCAGAGATGGCTCCTGCCAAGCTAAGAGGAGCACTCAACATAGGATTTCAAATGGCTATTACTATCGGGATCCTAATTGCAAATCTTATCAACTACGGAACATCTCAAATGGCTAGGAACGGATGGAGGGTGTCTTTAGGTCTAGCTGCTGTTCCAGCAGTTGTGATGGTAATAGGATCTTTTGTCTTGCCAGACACACCAAACTCAATGCTCGAGAGAGGCAAGTATGAACAAGCGAGAGAGATGTTACAAAAGATTCGTGGAGCTGATAATGTGGACGAGGAGTTTCAAGATCTTTGTGATGCTTGTGAGGCTGCTAAAAAGGTGGAACACCCTTGGAAGAACCTTTTCCTACAAGCTAAATACAGACCTGCTCTTGCTTTCTGTTCTGCGATACCCTTCTTCCAACAGTTCACTGGTATCAATGTGATCATGTTCTACGCTCCTGTTCTCTTTAAAACTCTCGGTTTCGCTGATGATGCCTCGCTCATCTCTGCGGTTATTACCGGTGTGGTCAATGTTGTCTCTACCCTTGTCTCCATCTATGCGGTTGACAGGTATGGAAGAAGGATTCTATTCCTTGAAGGTGGCATCCAAATGATCATTTgccag ATCATTGTTGGTAGCTTGATCGGTGCGAAGTTTGGAACCACAGGATCAGGGACCTTGACACCTGCAACAGCAGATTGGGTGCTAGCTTTCATATGCCTATATGTTGCAGGATTTGCATGGTCATGGGGTCCATTAGGATGGTTAGTACCAAGTGAGATATGTCCGTTGGAAATCAGACCAGCGGGACAAGCCGTCAATGTTTCTGTCAACATGTTCTTCACTTTCCTCATTGGACAATTCTTCCTAACGATGCTTTGTCACATGAAGTTTGGTCTCTTCTACTTCTTTGGAGGTATGGTTCTGATCATGACCATCTTCATCTACTTCTTGTTGCCGGAGACAAAAGGGGTTCCTattgaagaaatgggaagagtGTGGAAGCAGCATCCGTTCTGGAAACGTTACATTCCTGATGATGCTGTTATTGGAGGAAGTGAAGAGACTTCTGTCAAGGAGGTTTGA